From the genome of Triticum aestivum cultivar Chinese Spring chromosome 3B, IWGSC CS RefSeq v2.1, whole genome shotgun sequence, one region includes:
- the LOC123068618 gene encoding cleavage stimulation factor subunit 77 — translation MDIYNVEAAEILAHETLNLPIGEAAPIYEKLLATFPTAAKYWKQYVESYIVTNDEETAKQIFSRCLLTCPHINLWRCYINFVKKVNSKRGSEGLEETKKAFDFMLNYVGNDVASGPVWMEYIAFLKSMPVMTPQEESHRMTTIRKVYQKAILVPTSHVEQLWKDYDNFENSVSRTLAKGLLSEYQPKFNSAKAVYRERKKYIDDIDWSMLATPSTGSYKEEQQCLAWKRLLTFEKGNPQRIDVTAANRRITFTYEQCLMYLYHHPDVWYDYATWHAKNGSTDSAIKIFQRAVKALPGSEVLKYAFAELEESVGAIQPAKTIYESLIAENASMSSLAHIQFIRFLRRTEGIEAARKYFLEVRKLPSCTYHVYVAYATMSFCLDKDAKVAQNVFEVGLKRFMQEPGYVLEYADFLCRLNDDRNVRALFERALSLLPPEESVEVWKRFAQFEQIYGDLSSMLKVEQRRKEALSRTSEDVVSSLENTLYDVVSRYNYMDLWPCSSKELDYLSRQEWLAKNMSKKADRSVMLTSGGGSTLDKGTVGVGANAKLLPQSTKVVRPETSRMVIYDPRQMKGPVISATSSGYTKEVDEIFKMLSPPLMSFITNLPAIEGPSPDIDIVLSVLLQSTLPTGHDVGKPSAPVPGPATSDLSGPRNQNGSVRRPPKRKAVERQEEEDAAAAAQSRAMPDIFRLRQIQRSRGGGPAQSGSAAMSSGSMFSGEQSANSSS, via the exons ATGGACATCTACAACGTGGAGGCCGCCGAGATCCTCGCCCACGAGACCCTC AATCTCCCCATCGGCGAGGCCGCCCCCATCTACGAGAAGCTGCTCGCCACCTTCCCGACAGCG GCTAAGTACTGGAAGCAGTATGTGGAGTCATACATTGTCACGAACGATGAAGAGACCGCCAAGCAGATATTCAGCAGATGCCTGCTCACCTGCCCTCATATTAATCTCTG GCGTTGTTACATCAACTTTGTTAAAAAAGTAAACAGCAAAAGGGGCTCTGAGGGTCTGGAAGAGACAAAAAAGGCTTTTGATTTCATGCTTAACTATGTCG GCAATGATGTGGCATCTGGCCCCGTTTGGATGGAGTACATTGCATTCTTGAAGTCAATGCCG GTTATGACGCCCCAGGAAGAGTCACACCGCATGACTACTATACGTAAAGTATATCAGAAGGCAATTTTAGTTCCAACTAGTCATGTCGAGCAGCTATGGAAGGATTATGATAACTTCGAAAATTCAGTTAGCCGCACCTTG GCAAAAGGCTTGCTATCTGAGTATCAACCGAAGTTTAACAGTGCTAAGGCTGTATATAGAGAGCGTAAGAAGTATATTGATGATATTGATTGGAGCATGCTGGCCACCCCCTCTACAGGCTCCTACAAG GAAGAGCAACAGTGTTTGGCATGGAAAAGACTTCTGACATTCGAAAA GGGGAATCCTCAAAGAATTGATGTTACAGCTGCTAATAGGCGTATTACCTTTACTTATGAGCAA TGCCTAATGTATCTATACCATCATCCTGATGTATGGTATGATTATGCTACATGGCATGCAAAGAATGGTTCTACGGATTCTGCAATCAAAATATTTCAGCGTGCTGTAAAAGCACTCCCTG GTTCTGAAGTACTAAAATATGCCTTTGCTGAACTGGAAGAGTCTGTAGGGGCGATTCAG CCTGCTAAGACAATATATGAGTCTCTTATAGCTGAAAATGCAAGCATGTCATCACTTGCACACATTCAG TTTATTCGGTTTTTAAGGAGAACAGAAGGCATTGAAGCAGCTCGCAAGTACTTTTTGGAAGTTCGGAAGTTGCCAAGCTGCACTTATCATGTCTATGTTGCATATGCTACAATGTCGTTTTGCCTCGACAAAGATGCGAAG GTGgctcaaaatgtttttgaagttggTTTAAAGCGATTTATGCAAGAACCAGGATATGTCCTCGA ATATGCAGACTTCCTGTGTCGCTTAAACGACGATAGAAATGTACGTGCATTGTTTGAGCGAGCTCTGAGCTTACTTCCTCCTGAGGAATCCGTAGAG GTATGGAAACGATTTGCTCAATTTGAGCAGATTTATGGGGATTTGTCAAGCATGTTAAAG GTGGAACAAAGAAGGAAGGAAGCTTTATCTAGGACATCAGAAGATGTCGTATCGTCCTTAGAGAACACACTTTATGACGTTGTTTCTAGATATAATTATATGGATCTCTGGCCATGCTCATCAAAAGAATTGGATTATCTGTCAAGACAGGAG TGGCTTGCAAAGAACATGTCTAAGAAGGCTGACAGGTCAGTTATGCTAACTAGTGGTGGCGGTTCTACCTTAG ATAAAGGCACTGTTGGAGTTGGTGCCAATGCAAAGTTATTGCCGCAGTCTACAAAAGTCGTCCGTCCTGAGACTTCTCGAATGGTCATTTATGATCCTAGACAGATGAAAG GACCAGTGATTTCAGCCACATCCAGTGGGTACACAAAGGAGGTTGACGAAATATTCAAAATGCTTTCTCCACCACTCATGTCTTTCATCACAAATTTGCCTGCTATTGAAG GTCCATCACCAGATATAGACATTGTGCTTAGCGTTCTACTGCAAAGCACACTGCCAACAGGACATGATGTTGGCAAACCGTCTGCTCCAGTTCCTGGCCCTGCCACAAGTGATCTCTCTGGTCCCCGCAACCAAAATGGATCAGTTCGTAGACCTCCAAAAAGGAAGGCTGTTGAAA ggcaagaggaagaagacgcagCAGCAGCTGCGCAGAGTCGAGCCATGCCAGATATATTCAGGCTCAGGCAGATCCAGAGGAGCCGCGGTGGGGGCCCTGCTCAGTCTGGATCGGCGGCGATGTCCAGTGGAAGCATGTTTTCCGGGGAACAATCAGCCAACAGCTCAAGCTAG